GCCAGCACTAGGGTTCCAATTACTCGTCAACAAAAAGTTAAAAATGTTCACTTTATCGTCGACAAAAGTTGCAAGGCCTCGCACCCCAACAAAACCAATAATTGCTACAATTAAAATTCCAATAACTGCAATTGCTAGCGATGTCAAGCCTTTACCCCAGTGTTCTTGCCGCGTTTCCTTAGATGGACTAGTTAAGCGGGCAATATCAACACTTTCGGGAACAATCTTTTTAAACTTAACATGTGGTACCTTCTGCTCAGCAATCGCTTGGTCAACAACTTCTTGTAAGTCTTGTTCGTGTTTATTCATGTGCATTACCTATTTTTGTAATTCGATTTTGACTGTCGCGAGTAACCTTCATTTCATTAATGCTTAGATAACCAATTTTAGGTACCAGGTCACGTTGCACTTTTTTACTCAAAATATAAGTAATAAAAGCAGCAGTTTCCTTATCTGGCTTACCTTTGGTATACAGATGCTCATAGGACCAGAGCTGCCATTTATTAGTCGGGATATTTTGATTTGTTGGTCTTGTATGATCAATACTTATTTTTTGAATATTGGGATCATTTGCATAAGGAAAAGAAATATACGAAATTGTGCCTGGCGTTGAACTGACAATCTTTTTAACCGTACCGTTAGAATCCTGCTCTTGCGAATTGACGGCATCCTTACCCTTTAAAATTAAGTCTTCAAAAGTTGTCCTAGTACCACTGCCACGAGAGCGATTAATAACAATAATCTGTAAATTCTTACCACCAACTTGGCGCCAGTTCGTAATTTTACCGGTAAAAATTTCCATGAGTTGTTTTGAAGATAGATTACTAATACCAATCCCCTTATTAACAATCGGAGCAATCCCGACAACTGCTACTTGAAAGTCATGAAGCTTGGCTGCATTTATTCCTTTTTGCGTATCAGCAAACACATCGGAGGTGCCAACTTGCACCGCTCCAGCTTGCACCTGACTTAGACCAGTACCAGAGCCGCCACCTTGAACAATAATATTGCTATCAGGATTAGTTAAGTGATAATCATTGCCCGCTTGTTCAACAAGCGGCTGCAAGGCACTTGACCCCACAATCGTTATTTTGTTGCGGTCTTTACTGCAACCAACCAAAAAAATTGGTAACACCAAAATCAGAGCCATCAATTTACCTAAATGTAATTTATGCATACGTTTCCTCAATTTATAAATTAGATTTTGCTATAGTTTAACAAATAATGCGTAGCATACCAAATGATATCTACCTTTAAGGTATACGAAAAAAAAGCAATTTACAGAAATGTAAATTGCTTTTAATTGATTAATCTATATTAAATTAGTCCAAGTTTAATGGATCAAGCTTGATCCCTGGGCCAAAGGTTGCTGCAACAGCAACACTCTTAATGTATTGACCCTTGGCTGCTGCTGGACGTGCACGTAAGATAACGTCACGTAAAGCGTCAAAGTTTTCTACTAATTGTTCATCAGTAAATGAAACTTTACCAATAGCTGTATGAATAGCAGCTTGACGGTCAACACGGTATTCAACTTGACCAGCTTTAACGTTCTTAACGGCCTTTTCGATGTCCATTGTAACTGTACCAGTCTTAGGGTTAGGCATTAAACCCTTAGGCCCTAAAATACGACCTAAACGTCCAACCTTAGCCATCATCATTGGTGTAGCAACAACAACGTCAAAGTCCAAGTAACCGTTTTGAACTTTTTCTACTAAGTCGTCTGAACCAACTTCGTCAGCACCGGCAGCCTTAGCTTGTTCAGCTTGTGGGCCTTCAGCAAAAACAACAACCTTTTGGGTCTTACCAGTACCATTAGGCAATACAAGTGAACCACGAATTTGTTGATCAGCTTGCTTAGGGTCAACACTCAAGTTGTATGAAACTTCAACTGAAGCATCAAAACCTGCGTATGAAGTTTCTTTAACTAACTTCATTGCTTCAGCAACTGAATATAATTTCTTTGAATCTACTTTTTTAGCAGCTTCGACATATTTTTTACCATGCTTTGGCATGTGATTTCCTCCTTAATATGTGGTCAAACAAGCCCGAGCAGCTCTCCCACCTAAATTGTTATAAATAACAGGATTAGTCTTCGACTTCGATACCCATGCTTCTAGCAGTACCTTCGATCATCCGCATAGCAGCTTCGACATCAGCAGCGTTAAGGTCCTTCATCTTTGTTTCAGCGATTTCCTTAACTTGGTCCTTAGTTACCTTACCAACCTTCTTGGTATTAGGTTCACCAGAAGCCTTGTCGATCTTAGCAGCTTGCTTCAATAATACTGGAGCTGGTGGAGTCTTAGTAATGAATTCGAATGAACGATCTTCATACACAGTAATGACTACAGGGATAATCATGCCTTTTTGATCAGCAGTTCTAGCATTGAAGTCCTTAGTAAAACCAACAATGTTAATACCTGCTTGACCTAAAGCTGGACCAACTGGAGGTGCGGGTGTTGCAGCACCAGCTGGGATTTGTAATTTGACAACGTTAATAACTTTCTTTGCCACGGTCAAAACCTCCTTGATTCCGTGTGTGGTTAAAATGGAGAAGTTACCTACTTCTCCTCCCACAATAATAAAAGTACGTTAGTATCTTATCATCGTTTAGCGATAATTGCAATACTAACTTATTTTAATCAATCTTTTTAACTTGGTCGTAGTCTAGTTCAGTTGTAGTTGCGCGACCAAACATATCAACAGAAACAAATAACTTGTACTTATCTGGTTGAATTTCAGTGATTTTACCTTCAACACCGTTAAAGGCACCATCGATAATTGTAACTGTTTCGCCAACTTCAAAGTCAATTTGTGGCCGTTTAGCTGGTTCACCTTGTTGACGCAATAAGCGGTTAACTTCTTCATCAAGTAATGGTGACGGCTTAGAACCACCACCGTGGGAACCAACAAAGCCCGTAACGTTTGGTGTGTTTCGAACAACAAACCAACTTTCGTCAGTCATAACCATTTCAACTAAAACGTATCCCGGGAAAATCTTTTCTTCGACTTCCTTTTTCTTATCGTGGACAGTTTCAATCTTTTCTTGTTCAGGGACCATTACCCGAAAAATATAGTCTTGCATCCCCATACTTTGCGCACGTGACAACAGGTCAGACTTAACTTTATCTTCATAACCTGAATAAGTATGCAATACATACCATTGCTTCTTTGTTGTTTCAACCATTTAACACAATTTCTCCTTTTGATTTTTGGCAAACAAAAAAACCTCGACTGAGGTTCTTTCAACTAATGTCCATTATAACACGGATTCAAAATTATTTCTATTTACATCACTATCTGTGTCAAACTACTAAATGCTAAGTCAAGTAGACCCAAATATGCCGCAAATAAGATTGAAGTTACGATAACAATTGCTGTATCGTGACGGTTTTGTTTAGCAGTTGGCCAAGTAACTAACTTCATTTCTTGGACAACACTCTTAAAAAACTTAATCATTAACTCCTACCTCGTTTCCTTATGCACAGTCATTTTACCGCAATGCTTACAAAACTTTTTTAGTTCAAGCCGCTGAGTGCGATTTTTACTTGCCGTGATTGAGTAGTTACGCGAGCCGCAGACGCTGCAGGCCAAAGATGCTTTTTTCACTGCCATAATCTCACTTCCAAACTCTTTTATTCTAGCAAAAAAATACGGCATGAGCAATTAATATTGGCCAACAAATTTATTCACTGCGTAACTTTTTTTAAAAAATATCTGGCGCAAGTAGCTTGGTTGAGCAAAGATTTTGCCATCAAAACTAGCTGTATTACGCGATTTTTCAATTATCAATCTGATAAATATCACTATAAACGTTATTCGGTTCACAATATAATGCTGCAAAAGTATTGGTAAAAGCGGTTTCGGTAGCTGTATAATCTAATTGACACCAACATAAGGAGTATACATTATGAATAAACATCCACATTATTTATTAAACCAAATTTCTGGCCCCGATTACCTTAAAAAGTTAACGTTGCCGCAACTGGAAACGTTAGCCGAAGAAATTAGAACACTAATTATTGAAAAGGACACGGCTGTTGGCGGACACTTCGGCCCAGACCTAGGCATTGTTGAAATGACCATTGCCTACCACTACATCTTTGATGCACCAAAAGATAAACTAATCTGGGACGTTTCTCACCAGACTTATCCTCATAAAATGCTAACGGGGCGTGCACAAGCTTGGCTTGATCCCGACCATTATGAAGACGTGTCACCATATACAGACCCAAACGAAAGTCCCTACGATTATTACGCCGTGGGCCATACCTCAACCTCCATTGCCTTAGCAACAGGAATGGCAAAGGCTCGCGACCTTCTTGGCAATCACGAAAATATCACGGCGTTAATCGGTGATGGAGCAATGACTGGTGGTCTTGCTTATGAGGGCTTAAACAACGCGGCAATTGAGCCGCATAATCTAGCCATTGTTGTTAACGATAATCAATGGTCGATTGATAAAAACGTGGGCGGCCTGGTTACTGCTCTAAAGAAATTACGCGACACAAATGGCAAGTCACCAGAAAATCCTTTTACAGCAATGGGATTTGACTACCATTATGTTGCAGACGGCAACGATATTGCGACAATGATTGCAGCTTTTCAACAAATTAAAGACGTTGATCATCCGATT
The sequence above is a segment of the Lactobacillus sp. ESL0677 genome. Coding sequences within it:
- the rplK gene encoding 50S ribosomal protein L11, which gives rise to MAKKVINVVKLQIPAGAATPAPPVGPALGQAGINIVGFTKDFNARTADQKGMIIPVVITVYEDRSFEFITKTPPAPVLLKQAAKIDKASGEPNTKKVGKVTKDQVKEIAETKMKDLNAADVEAAMRMIEGTARSMGIEVED
- a CDS encoding phosphate ABC transporter substrate-binding protein encodes the protein MHKLHLGKLMALILVLPIFLVGCSKDRNKITIVGSSALQPLVEQAGNDYHLTNPDSNIIVQGGGSGTGLSQVQAGAVQVGTSDVFADTQKGINAAKLHDFQVAVVGIAPIVNKGIGISNLSSKQLMEIFTGKITNWRQVGGKNLQIIVINRSRGSGTRTTFEDLILKGKDAVNSQEQDSNGTVKKIVSSTPGTISYISFPYANDPNIQKISIDHTRPTNQNIPTNKWQLWSYEHLYTKGKPDKETAAFITYILSKKVQRDLVPKIGYLSINEMKVTRDSQNRITKIGNAHE
- the nusG gene encoding transcription termination/antitermination protein NusG, encoding MVETTKKQWYVLHTYSGYEDKVKSDLLSRAQSMGMQDYIFRVMVPEQEKIETVHDKKKEVEEKIFPGYVLVEMVMTDESWFVVRNTPNVTGFVGSHGGGSKPSPLLDEEVNRLLRQQGEPAKRPQIDFEVGETVTIIDGAFNGVEGKITEIQPDKYKLFVSVDMFGRATTTELDYDQVKKID
- the secE gene encoding preprotein translocase subunit SecE yields the protein MIKFFKSVVQEMKLVTWPTAKQNRHDTAIVIVTSILFAAYLGLLDLAFSSLTQIVM
- the rplA gene encoding 50S ribosomal protein L1, with the translated sequence MPKHGKKYVEAAKKVDSKKLYSVAEAMKLVKETSYAGFDASVEVSYNLSVDPKQADQQIRGSLVLPNGTGKTQKVVVFAEGPQAEQAKAAGADEVGSDDLVEKVQNGYLDFDVVVATPMMMAKVGRLGRILGPKGLMPNPKTGTVTMDIEKAVKNVKAGQVEYRVDRQAAIHTAIGKVSFTDEQLVENFDALRDVILRARPAAAKGQYIKSVAVAATFGPGIKLDPLNLD
- the rpmG gene encoding 50S ribosomal protein L33; the encoded protein is MAVKKASLACSVCGSRNYSITASKNRTQRLELKKFCKHCGKMTVHKETR